In Chanodichthys erythropterus isolate Z2021 chromosome 11, ASM2448905v1, whole genome shotgun sequence, a single window of DNA contains:
- the LOC137030668 gene encoding cornifelin homolog B-like: protein MATKMVIQQPKPLIVAAASDQWSTSICECDNVNECCFSVWCFPCFACITARDHGECLCLPLLDSCGCIPPVTLSMRVSMRRRYGITDSICNDCVYSFFCGPCSWCQIRREMKARLHPITLFNNRPT, encoded by the exons ATGGCAACCAAGATGGTGATTCAGCAGCCCAAGCCATTGATAGTGGCTGCTGCATCAGACCAGTGGAGCACCAGCATCTGCGAATGCGACAACGTCAATGAAT GTTGTTTCTCTGTGTGGTGTTTCCCCTGCTTCGCCTGCATTACAGCCAGAGACCACGGAGAATGTCTCTGTCTCCCTCTACTGGACAGCTGTGGATGTATTCCTCCAGTTACTCTCTCCATGAGAGTGTCCATGCGCCGACGTTACGGCATCAcg GACTCTATCTGTAATGACTGCGTGTACTCTTTCTTCTGTGGACCATGCTCATGGTGCCAGATCAGACGGGAGATGAAGGCAAGACTCCATCCTATCACTCTGTTCAACAACAGGCCAACCTAA